The genomic stretch TGCGGAGCATTTCCGCCTAATAAAGCGGCCTCATTATTATCATTTCTTCCGATCATATCACCATTCAATACAGCTACAATATTCTCCTTTGGAACGACTGGATGAGCAGCGTGCCATCTTGAACCAAGCAATCCTCTTTCTTCAGCACCGTGGAAAACAAACAGGATACTTCTTTTTCCCGGTTGCTTTTTATAAGCTCTTGCCATAGCGAGCATAGCAACGCAGGTACTTGCATTATCATCAGCACCATTGTAGATGGTGTCATTCTTTACAGGATGCCTGATGCCGTCATGATCCTGGTGTCCGCTTAATAAAACGTATTCTTTCTTAAGAACAGGATCTGTACCTTCAATTTTCCCGATGATATTTACGGAAGGATATTTATACGTTTCAGTCATCAGGTTAAGGGAAATTTTAGGATTGTTTTTTACCCAATTGACATTCTCTTTTTTGATCCAAAGAACAGGAATATTGTTGGTGATTTTTTCTCTAAGTCCTTCTACGCCGTAGGTTCCTCTGGTCATTTGAGGAAGAACTTCTACCCAGCTTTTTTCTGAGATGTCATCCGTAATGAAAATGATGGCTTTTGCTCCCAGTTCAGTAGCTTTATTGTAATATTTTGTTCTTACAAATCCGGGATATCTTCTTACAAAAAGAGTCATTTCTTTATCAATGTTCTTATCAGAAGCATTTACAGCCAGGATTTTTCCTTTAAGGTTCAGTTTGGTAAGATCTTCTGGTTCAGTATTTCCAGCGTATACAATTTCGGCATCTACAGAAGCGTTTACAGGCTCTGCTACGAGAAAATCTTTCCACAATTTCAATTGAGTATCACCCACTTTCAAACTGCTTTGTGGAGTAGTCTGATGTCTGTACATATCAAAAAACTGGAAAAAAGTGCCATGATCCCCGGCAGGCTTCATTCCGGCTTCCTTGGCTTTATCAGCCAGCCACATCGATACTTTTAACTCATCCAGCGTTCCTGCTTCACGGCCCCAGAATTGATCTGCTGCCAATTCATACATATCCTTTCTGAGATCAGCTTCTTTGATGGCTGATACCAAAGGCTTTTTATAGCTTTGAGCGTTTCCGATACTGAATAAAAAAACACCCAGCAAAGAAAAAATATAATTCTTATTCATTGGCTTTTAATTTAAACTGCCAAGCTTATCAGCAAACTGTTTGGAGAACTCTTTTCTGTCTTCTTCCAGTTTTTCTGCATCAGCCGGTAAAATATAGTTGAAAAGGATTTTATCCTCATGATCTAAAAATATGATTTCTTTTTCATTTCCATCAATCATCTGTGAGAAAATAGTCCACATGGAAGTATCTTTTAATTTTAACAATTCAAAAAAGCCTTCCGCTTTTATCTCTATTCTTTGCATGTTATTGTATGTATAATTTATTCTTGATTAAAACTCAAGGAACTTCAATTTAAACTGAATGGCGAAATTCTGTTTAAAATCAGGAGTAGCGTAATACCCAACTCTATAGAATAACCCCAGGTTGAAATAACTGGAAAGGAAATTATTCCATTCCAATCCTACCTCTTGGTACAGGTGATCCAATTTTTTAAATTTAAACTGGTGGTATTCCGGATGTTTCATATCTCCAATCGTTCCGCGAAGTACAAAATCAAAGCTGGAAACATTATGTCCGAAGCTTTTGAAGTACAAAGGCAGTTTGTGTGTGAAATAATACGCAACAAATTTATCGTTATAATATTTTCCACCTTCCAAAGTAGCAAATCCAAGGAACGAAGTAAGGTTGAAATTGAAATCTTTACCCGGAGAGGCAAGTCCGTTCATGGTAAAGTTCTTCCATATTGGAGCTTCTCCTAAAACAACTCCTCCATACAATCTGAAACCTGTTGTTCCTATAGGTGTTTTAAAATTATGAACAAAAAGAGCATCAAAACGGGAGTAATTGAAACTTCCACCTGCCATTTTATAACTTTGCTCATAATTGAAATACAATTCAGGATATTTCTGGTCAATCAGAGATTTCCCCTGAGGGGTCATAATATTGGTAGAATTTGGTGAATACTTTAAAGTAAACAGGGTATTGAAATTCTTGAAGGAAGATCCACCGTCTCTGAATTGGTAATCAAACTGAGCTTCCTCAATATTCCTTCTTACAGCAAGCGCAAGGGTAAGCCCGTTGGTTACATCATTCAGATAAGATAAAGAGGCTCCTTTGAAGTGGAAATATTTATCATTATTCAGGTTATTTCCAAAATTCATCATTCTCATTTTAAAGTTCCAGAGTCTTCTGTAAAATTCTCCTGAAGCCGTTACATCATCATAAAAATCAAACCTGAAAAATGAATTCTTTTCTAACGTTGTTTTGATATCTATCCCCATTCCATATTTCCATCTTCTGTCTTTTACTCCGTAAGCAAAATAATAATCGGGAGAGAAATAAGGATTGAAGTTTTCATTGATCTTAGCCTTTAATCCCAGTCTGAATCCTTCGTAGGAGTTATAATTGGCAATTTCATCCACTGCAAAATCTACAACTCCCACCCTGATCTGCCCGTTAAGCAATCCGGAAATGATCTGTGCTTTACTGTCAATTTTATATTTTTTACCAAGGCTATCAATGGTTTTATAAGTATTCTGTTCTCTTTCAGTAAGCGGTTCAGTTCTATATTGATTAAGAGAATGTCCGTCAATACTTTTTACAGAGAAGGTATACCCTTTAAAATCCTGAGGTTTTTCTTCAATAGGAGACTTAAAATCAAAATATTTTGAAGTAAGAAAGGCGTATGTTCCAAAGCTTCTTTTATCCTTTTTGTTGGTATGTTCCTTGTCATCCATAGCCATTTTACCCATTTTAAGTTTGGTAGTTTCATGGGCAAGGAACCATTTGTTATTGTAAAAAATCCAGGTACTGGTAATAATTCCGTCGTTCTTATTTTTGCTGAAGTTTTCAATCTTTTTGATTCCGTAAGTCTCAGTATCAATATAGATGGCGCCTGTGTATTTTCTTTTTTTATCCGGGTTCTTATAATTAACCTCACGAAAGCGGATCACAAAGTTTTTTCTTCCGTCAAGCTCTATGGTATCAGAAAGAAAGTATCTGTAAAGGCCTCTGTTTTCAGGTTTTACCTGTTCCGGAACAATGTCCCTGTTACTTTGCTGCAGGGCAATCATTTCATACACTGGCTGTTTCAATCCAGAGATTCTGTTATCTAGAATATTGATCTTTTCACCATATTTTTTAGAGTATAAAAATTCCTGTGCTCTTTCCCAAAGGAAGAGCTTACTGTTTGCAAATATTTTTCTTGCACTGATATTATTCAGTGAATCTTTTTCTCTCTTTTTCTTGAAGAAATTTAGATCATTAAAATACTGATTGAATTGAGTAAGACTGTCCTCATCAATATCAAGGGAAATTTTTTCGTAAGATTTGTAAGCGTAAGAGCCTAAACTTTTAGGAGAATTTTCATTGAACAGTTTGTTTACTTTTTTCAGAATCTCTAAAGCTCTCGGATCACTTTTATCTTCAATCACTACAGTTTCAATATTGGTTGTTTTTGAAGTTTTTTTGTTCAGGAAAACTTCCATACTGCTTTCTACAGGTGTTGTTTCCTTTTGATATGATTCCGCTTCAACCTCTATGTTTTTGCATTCTGTTTTAAATTCAAGACTTCCTTGTGTATCCGTATACCCAAGAACGGTGCTGCCACAGAAAATCTTAGCTTTGGATACAGGCTTTTGATTGGAAGCATCTACAACTTTAATTTTAAGTTGTGAATACCCCAAAAAGCATATCAGGAAAAAAAATAACTGTAAACCCCTTTTCATGTAAAAAAACTAGGCCAAAATTAATAATATTTATTGTGGTAGAAAAGTTTTTAACAGAGTATAACATTGATTTAATCTAAGATAGATATGGGATTTCCCTAAAAGCTCAGGTATATCATTTAAAGGCAGATCGTCTTTCTGAATTTTCTGAAAATTTCCAATAAAAAAACTCCTGAATTCTTTCTGTTCAGGAGTTTTTACTGTTGTTTACATTCAAGATTATTTATTGGTCATTTAATGCCTTCATAAATTCAATAATATAATCTATTTCAGATTCGGTTAGCTGTAGGGGTGTATCAGAAAGTGTTTGGTTTTCGACCTTGAATCCGAAACCTTTTCCACCGCCTTTATTGTAAAAGGTCATGACGTCTTTCAACGTTTTATAACCTCCGTTGTGCATATAAGGAGCGGTTTTATGAATGTTTCTGAGAGTAGGTGTTTTAAAGGAGTGCTGTAATGCAGCTACTGTTTCATGAAACTTTCCTCTTCCCAGGTCATTGTCAAATGCTTTATTGTCTCCATTTGTTGCTATCCCTAATACTTCTTGTTCTGTTTTTTTGAAAGCAGGGGGAACGGTACCATTGAACAAAGGGATGAAATGGCATATCGCACATTGAGCTTTTCCTACAAAAAGGTTGAACCCCTGTTTTTGGTTCTCAGTCATTGCCGATTTATTTCCCCGCATATATTCATCAAAATTGGAATTGAACTTTGCCAGAGAACGGATATAGCTGGCTAATACATTCTGAAGCTGCCATACTTGAGTCTTTTGCGAATGGTAAATCTTTTTAAATGCAGCCTGATAGTTTTTATCCTGGTTAATTTTATCAAGAATGACATTTAAATCACCATGCATCTCTTCTTTATTCGAGATCACATCTGAGCTTTGCCCTTCCAGATCATCCTTTCTCATATCCCAAAACTGGCCATGCTGAAATCCTGCATAACTGAGGGAAGGAGCATTTCTTTCAAGTTTTGAGTTTTCAAGTGACATAGATCTCGCAAGCCCATCAG from Chryseobacterium indologenes encodes the following:
- a CDS encoding M20/M25/M40 family metallo-hydrolase, giving the protein MNKNYIFSLLGVFLFSIGNAQSYKKPLVSAIKEADLRKDMYELAADQFWGREAGTLDELKVSMWLADKAKEAGMKPAGDHGTFFQFFDMYRHQTTPQSSLKVGDTQLKLWKDFLVAEPVNASVDAEIVYAGNTEPEDLTKLNLKGKILAVNASDKNIDKEMTLFVRRYPGFVRTKYYNKATELGAKAIIFITDDISEKSWVEVLPQMTRGTYGVEGLREKITNNIPVLWIKKENVNWVKNNPKISLNLMTETYKYPSVNIIGKIEGTDPVLKKEYVLLSGHQDHDGIRHPVKNDTIYNGADDNASTCVAMLAMARAYKKQPGKRSILFVFHGAEERGLLGSRWHAAHPVVPKENIVAVLNGDMIGRNDNNEAALLGGNAPHKNSEELVKMAEDANNESTKFKYLKDWDSPNHAEYFYFRSDHLPYAKVGIPAVFFTSVLHDQYHTPQDESENINYKKLYKMTEWMYRTSWKVANEAERPKVISNFTLER